A stretch of Episyrphus balteatus chromosome 2, idEpiBalt1.1, whole genome shotgun sequence DNA encodes these proteins:
- the LOC129909121 gene encoding probable citrate synthase, mitochondrial produces MALVRITSSKLPEAQKLNSVLASYVRFLSGDASLRQVLEAKIPKEQERVKNFRKQHGNTKVGETTIDMMYGGMRGIKGLVCETSVLDADEGIRFRGLSIPECQKVLPKAPNGAEPLPEGLFWLLLTGEVPTQQQVQGLSAEWAERAALPQHVVTMLNNMPSTLHPMSQLACAVTALNHDSKFAKAYSDGVHKTKYWEYVYEDSMDLIAKLPVVAATIYCNTYRGGKGSKSIDPSLDWSANFVKMLGYDNPEFTELMRLYLTIHSDHEGGNVSAHTVHLVGSALSDPYLSFAAGMNGLAGPLHGLANQEVLVWLMKLSQQVGKTPTEQELKDFIWKTLKSGQVVPGYGHAVLRKTDPRYTCQREFALKHLPNDELFQLVSKVYKVVPPILTELGKVKNPWPNVDAHSGVLLQYYGMKEMNYYTVLFGVSRALGVLASLVWDRALGLPIERPKSLSTDALMKAVQK; encoded by the exons atgGCTTTAGTCAGGATTACATCCAGTAAATTGCCAGAAGCACAG AAACTTAATTCAGTGCTAGCATCATACGTCCGTTTTCTTTCGGGTGATGCCAGCCTTCGTCAAGTACTTGAGGCTAAAATCCCAAAGGAACAAGAACGAGTCAAAAACTTCAGGAAACAACATGGAAACACCAAAGTTGGTGAAACCACCATCGATATG ATGTACGGTGGTATGCGAGGTATTAAGGGTCTTGTTTGCGAAACCTCAGTTTTGGACGCTGATGAAGGTATCCGTTTCCGTGGTTTGTCTATTCCTGAATGTCAAAAAGTCCTGCCCAAGGCTCCCAACGGTGCGGAACCACTGCCCGAAGGTCTGTTCTGGTTGTTGCTTACCGGTGAAGTTCCAACTCAACAACAAGTGCAAGGTCTTTCTGCTGAATGGGCTGAGCGTGCCGCTCTGCCCCAGCATGTTGTAACTATGCTTAATAACATGCCATCGACATTACATCCAATGTCCCAATTGGCTTGCGCCGTCACTGCTCTGAATCATGACAGCAAATTTGCTAAGGCTTATTCAGAt ggaGTTCATAAAACCAAGTACTGGGAATACGTCTACGAGGACAGCATGGATTTGATTGCCAAACTGCCAGTTGTTGCTGCTACTATTTATTGCAACACATACAGAGGAGGAAAGGGCTCCAAGTCCATTGATCCCAGCTTGGATTGGTCTGCTAACTTTGTTAAGATGTTGGGTTACGATAATCCCGAATTCACCGAACTCATGCGTCTTTACCTGACCATTCACag TGATCACGAAGGTGGCAACGTTTCTGCCCACACTGTGCATTTGGTTGGATCAGCCTTGAGTGATCCATACCTATCGTTCGCTGCTGGTATGAATGGTTTGGCTGGTCCACTCCATGGTTTGGCCAATCAGGAAGTACTTGTTTGGTTGATGAAACTCTCACAACAAGTTGGAAAGACCCCAACTGAACAAGAACTCAAAGATTTCATCTGGAAGACACTCAAATCAGGACAG GTTGTTCCTGGATATGGTCATGCTGTCCTTCGTAAAACAGATCCCCGTTACACCTGCCAGCGCGAGTTCGCCCTCAAACATCTGCCTAATGATGAACTCTTCCAATTGGTGTCGAAAGTCTACAAGGTTGTGCCACCAATTCTAACTGAACTTGGCAAGGTTAAGAACCCATGGCCAAATGTAGATGCTCACTCCGGTGTTCTCCTCCAATACTACGGCATGAAGGAAATGAACTACTACACTGTCCTCTTCGGTGTGTCCCGTGCCCTTGGTGTTTTGGCTTCCCTCGTGTGGGATCGTGCTCTTGGCTTACCAATTGAACGACCAAAATCCCTCTCCACCGACGCTCTAATGAAGGCTGTTCAAAAGTAA